Below is a window of Drosophila miranda strain MSH22 chromosome 3, D.miranda_PacBio2.1, whole genome shotgun sequence DNA.
gtgggcacggCTAAATAttctatatagctggtaatattcgacggaatatcaaaaacgaggaatatgtaaaatagaacgtGAATTTgtcggtatatttacggtatattttttaaatgagacggGACTTTTTTTTTCGTATATTTCTGAgagtcggacggtatatttcttttaaaattaattttttaccACGAATATTACGATGCAGAAACAAATTGTAAAGGAAACGGGTGATGACAAAGTCAGCGCCACTTCAGATGGAATCGTGCTCAACAAGATACCAGCGCTGATCCATACCACGATGAAGAGAGCACCGACATCgaccacagcagcagcagccttgGGCACAAGTAAGTGGCCTCAGACAAACTATGTATCAGAACTAGCATTAATCCCAGCGCACAAATCGACAGCTCCGCCGAAGAACCCCAAGTTTGTGATTCAGTCTGGATCGGCGGCGGCTGGCACTTCGCCGTGGCAGACTGTGACGGCCATCAAAAGGGAATCCCTGGGAATAGCCATCAGCTCGCTGCCGCCCAACACCATCATCAAGAGAGCCACACCTGCTCCGAAAAGCAGCAAGAGCACACTGACGAGTCTGCTGGGCAGCTCGGCTGCGCCTGTGGCTGCGGTGGCACCCGCTACCCGCGTCTCGTCTGCTGTGCACCAGGCTGTTTTTATCAAGCGCGAATTGCCGCAGCAGCGAAGCATTCGAGCCGTCACCATGGGTCTAATGGAGAACGCGACCATGCTGCACCTGGGTCTGGCCAGCGAGCATCTTTCGATACTGAAGCGCCACATATGCCGTAATGCCGCCGTGACCCACCTGGACTGCTGCATAGCGTTGAGGAAACTGCGCCAGAACGAGTCATTTGCCCTGCTGGCCGAATTCTTCGAGCTGAGCGAGTCGGATGCGGAGGAAACGTTCAAGCGGACCATCATCAAGCTGGCTCGCTGCCTGCGGCCCTTAATCTGCTGGCCGGACTCCAACCACTTTCTCAACAGGCTGAAGCACACGCCACTCGACTACCGCTCCGATCTCATGCATCTGCGGTCCATGATTGAGTGCGTGGAAACGGACGTGAGTGAGGCATTGGACTTTAGCTGTCAAAGCTACAAGTTCATACTCTGCATCAACACGAATGGTAATAAAATGCATTCCAATGTGATACCAATATGTAATTTGAGGATTTTCTGTGCTCCTAGGCATCATCAGCTACATCTCCAGCGCCTATCCCGGCCAGTGCGACGATCTGCAGCTGTTCGAGGCCAGCAACTTCAAGAACATCGTACCCGGCTACCTCACGCTGTGTGGCGACCCTGGCAAGGCAGTTCCACGCTCCCGCCAGCCAGTGTCTGATTCCATGTCCAAAACAGACGAAGATGAAGATTCCGCATCGCTGGACGAGCAGAGGCAGCCGGTCACCAAATATGACGCTCAGCAGCTGTCGGGACAGTTGGCCAGCCAGGAGTCATTGTCCGTTGTGGATGGTTCCCTCATCTCGAAGCGTGCCCCGTCAGTCCAGATGCCGACGCTGCGTCTCCAGGAGCCGGCCTGCCGTGCCCAGATGCGCGCCACAATCGACACCCTGCGAGATCACAAAATGCTGCACCACAGCTCCATTCATCAGAAGTCGATGCTTGGGTACCTTAACGAGATGCTGATTGTGGCAGCCGCTCTCTGCAACCTGAAGCGGAAGGAGCTCTCCTCGTAGGACTATCAGGGTGTAGGATTAGTTGTATAAGAGACTGTTTTAAGGTCTGTTTTAAGGCCTTGTATCTTGCATTAAAATCTACTCGTACCAGCAAGTAAATGGTGAATTTTTCTTACGCTGTTTGAGGCTCTGAAATTGTTATTGAATTGAATATTTGTGGACCTCTAGTTCCGGCGAGTTTCTAAGTAGGAATTTGTTTAGACAGCTGAATCAATTCTTATTCTTATTCAATTAACGAAAACAGATGCTCGCTTGTACAAAAttctttttttaattttgctttATTTACTGTGGAAAAAATACGCAAAACTAAATACATATTCAACGGAAAGTTGTTCAATGAACTACAATGCAAAATATTATAGCTTGAAAAGATGTCTATATCGTATATCGTggatatatgtgtatatggtACATATTCTCTCAGCTTTTCTACGTCAAAAGTGCCTTCACTCTAGCGCTGTCCTTTATCGCGCCTGCTTAATGGATAATAATTAAAAACTTGCTTAGTTAATAAGTGACTCGTACTAAATAGTTAAACATTATATATGTTCCTCCTGCAGCTGCTCCTCGTGACGAACCGTTTTCGGTTGTTTGCTTCGTGTAAAGTTATAACAAGTACGAGTGGCTTTCGTGGACTCCGCTCAGAGCTTCTGGATGATCTCGAACTTCTTCTTGAGGTCGACGCTCTCGTTCTTCGGATCGTACTTCTTCTTGGAGGCAAGCTTGGCCCGCATCTCGGCCACCGTCAGTGGGAGGTTCAGGCTGCCCGCCCGGTTTCCTGCCGCTCCCGCAGCCGCCGTCATAGGAGCTGTTGTCTGGGGCGCTGTCATGGCTGTGGGTGTGGGCGAGGCTGTGGGCGAGGCCGTGCCATTTGTGTTGCCATTGGAACTGCTGTACACATTGCCGTTGCTGTTCATGGAGGCCACCGCGGCCGATGGTGGCGGCGGCGTGCTCATCAGGGTGTTGTTGTTGATCGGCGACGGCGATGACGGTTTGCTACCATTCTGCTGGGGAGAAGCGACGACAGCAGCCACCGGCGGAGGAATGCCCCTGTCCACCACATCCAGGTCGCTGGCATTCATGGTGCTGCCGCTCTGGATGCTGCTGGCATTTGAGGATCGCTTCATGCTCAccatgctgatgctgctgatgttggCGCTGGCACCGGGCATCTCCTGCTTGGTTCCCTCATAGCCATTACCGTTCACATTCggattgccattgccattgccattcgTTGGTTCACTGCAATTGGAAAGGGCCGATGGCGAGGGCGGCGACACATCTATGGGCTTGCCATCCACATCGATCAGCAGGAGGCGCACCTCGTTGGCAATCGCCTTGATCCGGGCCACCACCTGCTTGTGTGTCTCGCTGCCAATGGAGACACCGTTCACCTCCAGGATGCGATCGCCCTCCTTGAGGCCAGCAGACTCTGCCGGCGACTTGGCGTCCACCTTTCCGATAAACTGTCCCGGCTTCACCTTCTCCGAGTGCAGGTTGAAGCCATAGCCATCGAAATCGGGTCGCTTCACTATGTGACAGGTCTTGGTCACACCCGGCGGCAA
It encodes the following:
- the LOC108160237 gene encoding uncharacterized protein LOC108160237 — protein: MQKQIVKETGDDKVSATSDGIVLNKIPALIHTTMKRAPTSTTAAAALGTTPPKNPKFVIQSGSAAAGTSPWQTVTAIKRESLGIAISSLPPNTIIKRATPAPKSSKSTLTSLLGSSAAPVAAVAPATRVSSAVHQAVFIKRELPQQRSIRAVTMGLMENATMLHLGLASEHLSILKRHICRNAAVTHLDCCIALRKLRQNESFALLAEFFELSESDAEETFKRTIIKLARCLRPLICWPDSNHFLNRLKHTPLDYRSDLMHLRSMIECVETDVSEALDFSCQSYKFILCINTNGIISYISSAYPGQCDDLQLFEASNFKNIVPGYLTLCGDPGKAVPRSRQPVSDSMSKTDEDEDSASLDEQRQPVTKYDAQQLSGQLASQESLSVVDGSLISKRAPSVQMPTLRLQEPACRAQMRATIDTLRDHKMLHHSSIHQKSMLGYLNEMLIVAAALCNLKRKELSS
- the LOC108160238 gene encoding Na(+)/H(+) exchange regulatory cofactor NHE-RF1, producing MSTPTTPKTPTPPTLPPGVTKTCHIVKRPDFDGYGFNLHSEKVKPGQFIGKVDAKSPAESAGLKEGDRILEVNGVSIGSETHKQVVARIKAIANEVRLLLIDVDGKPIDVSPPSPSALSNCSEPTNGNGNGNPNVNGNGYEGTKQEMPGASANISSISMVSMKRSSNASSIQSGSTMNASDLDVVDRGIPPPVAAVVASPQQNGSKPSSPSPINNNTLMSTPPPPSAAVASMNSNGNVYSSSNGNTNGTASPTASPTPTAMTAPQTTAPMTAAAGAAGNRAGSLNLPLTVAEMRAKLASKKKYDPKNESVDLKKKFEIIQKL